The Amycolatopsis sp. DG1A-15b genome contains the following window.
GAGCTGCTGATGGTGTCCGACCACGTCGCCATCACGCCGGACGTGGCCGGGCAGTACCCGGCGCCGTTCTACGAGCCGTTCACGACGTTGTCGTGGCTGGCCGGGCTCACGCAGCGAGTCCGGCTGGGCACCACGGTGCTCGTGGTGCCGTACCGGCATCCCCTACTGGTGGCGCGGATGGCGGCGAACCTCGACGAGCTCAGCGGCGGCCGGCTCGTGCTCGGTGCCGGGATCGGCTGGGCGAAGCAGGAGTTCGACGCGCTGGGCGTGCCGTTCGAGCAGCGGGGCAAGCTCACCAGCGAGTACCTGCGGACGATCCGCGCGGCGTGGGCCGAGCGCGACGACTACCGCGTGGATCCGATCCCGCTGTGGCTGGGCGGGCACAGCGACGCCGGGCTGCGCCGTGCGCTGGAGCTCGGCGACGCGTGGCACCCGCTGCGGCTGACGATGGCCGGGTTCCGGGAAACGCTGGGGCGCTTGGAAAAGCTGGCGGGCGACCGGCCGCTGCCGGCGTTCGCGCCGCGGATCCTGTTGCGCGTGACGGCGGCGCCGGTGTCCGGGCCGGACCGGCGGGCCGGGGAAGGCACGCTCGACCAGGTCCTCGAGGACCTGGGGCAGTTGCGGGCGATGGGGGCGGACACCGTCGTGCTCGACCCGTTCGACTCGGACCCGGCCGAAACGCTGCGCCCGGAGGTGGCGTGGCGAGACCTCGCGGCGGTGGCCGCGTCCTGGAAGGAGAACCGGTGAAGGACACCGAAGAAACCCTGCTGCGGCGGGCGATCGAGCTCGCCCGCGAAGCGCGCGAGGAACACGGCAACCCGCCGTTCGGCTCGCTGCTGGCCGACGCCGACGGCAAGATCCTGGCCGAGGACCGCAACACCTCGCTGACCGACAACGACATCACGGCCCACCCGGAACTGAAGCTGGCCCGCTGGGCGGCGCAGAACCTGGACCCGGAGACCGCGGCGGCCACGACGATGTTCACCAGTACGCAGCCGTGCGGGATGTGCACCGGCGCGATCGAACGGTCCGGGCTCGGCCGCGTCGTCTACGCGCTGTCGACGGAGCAGTTCCTCACGCTGCGCCCGCCGCTCACGTGGGGCAAGCACAAGATGGAGGGCCCCGCGCTGTTCGACGAGGCCCGCGTCCCGGTCGAGGGCTACTACCGGTGACGAGTTACCAGGTGCGCCCGGTGGCGCGCATCGAGTCGCCCCTGACGGACCGCTCGGCGGCCCCGAAGCAGGGCGACGAGGGCGCGCCGCCGTCCCGGGTGGTGTTCGCCCCGGAGTTCACCCCGGCGGCCGCCGACCTCCGGCCGGGCGACCGCCTGGTCCTCCTGACGTGGCTGCACGAGGCGGACCGCGACGTCCAGGCGGTCCACCCCCGCGGCGACCGGGACCGGCCGAGCACCGGGGTGTTCTCGACGCGCTCGCCGGACCGCCCCAACCCGATCGGCCTCCACACGGTCACGGTGACGGCGGTCGAGGACGGCGTGCTGACGGTCACGGGCTTGGAAGCCATCGACGGCACCCCCGTGCTCGACGTGAAACCGGTCCTCGGCGAGGTGGCCGGACGCTGAGCCGGACGATCACGATCCGGGCAGCGGGGCAACGGCCGCCGTGCGCCGGGCGACCAGCCATGGCTACAGCACGTGCGGCGGCTCCGGCGTTACTCGGACATCACCACGGGCACGGCGGTCACCGTCTACAACGCGGCGGGAACCGTGATCAGTAGTCCTTGAAGCCCTTTCCGGTCTTCCGGCCCAGCCGCCCCGCGGTCACGAGGTGCTCCAGCAACGGCGCCGGCGCGAAGCCTTCCTCGCGGAACTCGTTGTACAGGGTCCGCTGGATGGCCAGGGAGACGTCGAGGCCGACGACGTCCAGCAGCTCGAACGGGCCCATCGGCAGGCCGCAGCCGACCTTCATGGCCGTGTCGATGTCGTCCGCGGCCGCGTAGTGGGCCTCCAGCATCTTCACCGCGTCGTTGAGGTACGGGAACAGCAACGCGTTGACGATGAAGCCCGCGCGGTCGCCGCAGTGCACCGCGTGCTTGCCCACCGCGGCGCAGACCGCGCTCGCCGTTGCCACCACGTCCGGGGCCGTCGCGATCGTCGACACCACTTCGACGAGCTTCATCACCGGGGCCGGGTTGAAGAAGTGGAGACCGATCACGTCGGACGGCCGGGTCGTCGAGGCCGCGCACTCGATCACCGGCAGCGAAGACGTCGTCGTCGCCAGGACCGCGCCGGGGCGGACCACTTCGTCCAGCGCCGCGAACACCGCCTGCTTGACCGGCAGTTCCTCGGCCACCGCCTCGACGACCAGGTCGACGTCGGCCAGGGCCTCGAACTCGGTCACCGGGGTGATCCGCGCCAGCGCCGACGCGGCGTCCTCTTCGGACAGTTTGCCCTTGACCACGGCCTTGTCGAGTGACTTCTTCACCTTCGCCACGGACGCCTGCGCCTTCTCCAGGCTACGAGCGCGCAGCACGACGTCCAGGCCGCGCTTGGCGAACACCTCCGCGATGCCGGTCGCCATCGTTCCGGTGCCGACCACACCGACCCGCGCCACCGGGCGCGGCGGGACACCGTCCACCGTCGACACGACACCGGAGGAGACCACGTTGGGCGAGTCCGGGGCGTCGTAGGTGTAGAAGCCCCGGCCGGTCTTGCGGCCCAGCAGCCCCGCCGTGATCATCTGCTTGAGCAGCGGCGCCGGCGCGTGCAGGCGGTTGCGGGACTGGTGGTACATCGTGTCGAGGATTTCGTTCGCGGTGTCCAGCCCGATCAGGTCGAGCAGCGCGAGCGGGCCCATCGGGTAACCGCAGCCGAAGCGCATCGCGGCGTCGAGGTCCTCGCGGGTGGCGTAGCGCTGCTCGTACATCCGCACCGCGTGGTTGAGGTAACCGAACAGCAGCGCGTTGGCGATGAACCCGGCGCGGTCGCCGATCACCACCGGCACCTTGCCGAGCCGCTCGGCGAACTCGACCACTTCGGCGACCACGTCCGGCTCGGTCACCACCGTCTTGACGATCTCGACGAGCTTCAGCACCGGGGCCGGGTTGAAGAAGTGCATGCCGACGACCTTGCCGGGCCGCGCGGTGTGCACGCTGATCTCGGTGATCGACAGCGACGACGTGTTGGACGCGAAGACCACTTCGGGCCGGGTGATCTTGTCCAGCTCGGCGAAGACGTCGGCCTTCAGCTCGAGGCTCTCCGGGATCGCCTCGATCACCAGGTCCACTTCGGACAGATCCGACAGCGACGTGCTGTACCGGATCCGGCCCAGCAGCGCCGCACGCCCGGGCGCGTCCAGCTTGCCGCCGGAGAGCGCCCGTTCGGTGGAGTGCTCGAGGTGGCCGCGGCCGCGCGCGACGCCCGCCTCGTCGAGCTCGACCGTGACGACGTCGAGCCCGCTGCGCGCGAGCACTTCGGCGATGCCGGCCCCCATGGTGCCCAGGCCGACCACACCGACCGTCGAGATGTCCCGCGCCATTGAGGCCTCCAGAGATGTTACTCGCCGGTAATTGGCCTCGATACTGCCACGCGGTACCACCGAAGCCCAGACGGAATCGAGTCAGTACCGCGCAAGTCACCCGGTCGGCGACGTCGGCTTCACTCGCCGAAATTGCCGTCCACCAGCTCCTTCGCCTTCTCCAGCGCGGCGGAAGCCTGCGGCCCGCGCGCCCGCACGCGGATCCGGTCGCCCTGGCGCGCGCCGAGCGACATCAGGGCCAGCACACTGTGGCCGTCGGCCTCCTGATCGCCGAGCCGCACGGTCACCTCGGCGTCGAACTCGCTGAGCGTGCGCACCAGCACCGCGGCGGGCCGGGCGTGCAGGCCGACCTCGTTGTGCAGCTCCAGCTCGATTTCGGCGGCGTCGGCCGGGGCCTCGGCGGGCGCCAGGTCCTCGGGGAGGCCGGCCGCCGCGGCGGCCTCGGCCACCGCCTGGCGATCCCGCCCGGCCTGCGCGGCGACCGCCGCCGCGATCGCGCCCTCGACCAGCGGGCCGTCCGCGACGATCGCGGCCGAGGGGTCGGCCAGCGATTCGACGGCGAGCTCGGCCGTCATCTGCGCGCTGCCCAGGTCGTAGAGCAGCACGACGCCGTCGCCGGAGTCGGCGCGCTGGGTGGCGGCGACGACCTCGTCGTAGTCCGTGCCGATCGAGCCGTCGGAGAGGCCGCCGGCGGGATGGATGGTGACGTCCGGTGCCATCTGGGCGGCCAGCTCGGCCAGGCCTTCGGCGAGCTTGGCGCTGTGCGAAACGAGCACGATTCCCACGCTCACCGGGCGGCCTCCACGAACGCGCGCAGCAGCAGCGCCGACGACCGGGCGCCGGGATCCAGGTGCCCGACCGCGCGCTCGCCGAGGTAGGACGCCCGGCCCTTCCGCGGTACCAGGTCCACTGTGGACTCCGCGCCGGTGTCGGCCGCGTCGGCCGCCGCGGTCAGCACCGCGGCGACGTCGCCGCCATCCCCGGCCGCCTTCTCCGCGGCCGCGACCGCGGGGATCAGGGCGTCGACCATGGTCGCGTCGCCGCCCACGGCCTTGCCGCGGGCCTGGACGCCTTCGAGGCCGGCACGCAGCGCGTCCACCAGCCCCGGGACGTCGAGGGTGTCAACGGCGCCGAGCTTGGCCGAGGCACGCAGGAAAGCCGTGCCGTACAACGGACCCGCCGCTCCGCCGACCTTGGAGATCAACGTCGTCGCGACGAGCTTCAGCACCCCGCCCGGCGTGTCCGGCACACCCGCGTCGAGCGCCGCCACGACGGCCGCGAAGCCGCGGTTGAGGTTCTCGCCGTGGTCGCCGTCGCCGATCGCGCGGTCGAGGTCGATCAGTTCCACGCGGTGCTCGGCGACCACCGCCGCGGCGGCGCGCACGGCCGCCGCGACCCCCTCGGCCGTGCAGGCCATCAGAGCCCCCACCGCAGGGCCGCGGTGTTGACCGGGGCGTCCCAGAGCTCGGTCAGCTCGTCGTCCAGTTTGAGCAACGTCAGGCTCATCCCCTGCATCTCGAGGCTGGTGATGTACGGGCCGACCAGCCGGCGCTCGACCACGATCCCCCGGTCGGCCAGCAGCCGCTCGGCGATGCCGTGGGCCAGGTAGAGCTCGACGAGCGGGGTGCCGCCCATCGAGTTGGTGAACAGCAGCACGCGGTCGCCGGAGGCGAACGGCAGATCCGATACGACCGCCTCGACCATCCGCGCCACCAGCTCGTCGGCCGGCTCGGCCGGGATGCGCTCGCGGCCGGGCTCGCCGTGGATGCCGATGCCGAACTCGACCTCGTTCTCGTCGAGGTCGAAGCTGGGAGTGCCGGCGTGCGGCACGGTCGGCGCGGTGAGGGCGACACCGATCGACCGGACCTGGCCGATCACCTTCTGCGCCAGCGCGGTGACGGCGTCGAGGGAGTCCCCGCGCTCGGCGGCGGCGCCGGTGATCTTCTCCAGCAGCACCGTGCCGCCGACCCCGCGGCGGCCCGCGGTGTAGGTCGAGTCCTTGACCGCGACGTCGTCGTCGATCACGACGCTGCGCACCTCGAGGCCCTCGGCGGCGGCGAGCTCGGCGGCCGTCTCGAAGTTCAGCACGTCGCCGGTGTAGTTCTTCACGATGAGCAGCGCGCCCGCTTCACCGGTGGTCGCGGTGACCGCGGCCTGCACCGCGTCCGGCGTCGGCGAGGTGAACACCGCGCCGGGGACCGCCGCGGCGAGCATGCCGGGGCCGACGAAGCCGCCGTGCAGCGGTTCGTGCCCGGACCCGCCGCCGGAGATGACGGCGACCTTGCCCGTGACCGGAGCGTCGGCTCTGACCACGACGTCCGGGTCGTACTGGACGCGGAGGATGTCCGCGTGCGCGGCGGCGAGCCCCCGCAGCGACTCGGCGACCACGTTCGCCGGATCGTTGATGATCTTCTTCACGGCAGCCTCCGGCACATCGGCGGGTGGGGTGCCCTCTTCCTACCTCTCCGCGCCGCCCGCCGCCAGATCAGGGCCGGGGGAGCTTGGTGACCACGTTCTTCGCGACGGCCACCGCCTTGCCGCACGGATCGCTGTCGTTGTCGGCATAGCCCTGGTAGTCCACCTGGGCCAGTTCGACGTCGTCGCCCTGCCACGGCCGGTGCTGCCACTCGACCTTGCACCGGGCCGAACCCCCGGTCCCCTGCTTCTGGAAGCCGGTCACGCCGTTGCCGAGGTCCACCTTGGAGTAACCGTCGCCGACGAGCGGCGGCAGGCCGGGCCGGAACCCGACCGTCACCGCCGGGCCCCGGTCCCGCCACTCGCACGAGTGCAGGCCCGAGGGCGCGGGCTTCGCCGACGGCACGGGGGCGGTCACCGCCGCGGTGTCGGCCATCGCGCACGGATCGGCGGTCAGCACGGTGCCCGCTGGCGTCGAGTACTTCTCCGGCGAGTTGTGCAGCTTCTGGACGACGGCGTCGGCGAACGCCTGCCCGGGACGGCAGGGTTCACCGGCGTAGGTGACCGACACCGCGAGCCCCACGTCCGGGTTCAGCGCCGTCATCGCCGCGACGGTGCAGTCGGTGTCGCCCGTCTTGTTCACGCGCAGCGGCAGCCCGCCGACCACCCCGGCCGTCTTGTCGGCCCGCGGCACCACCGTGCTGCCGATCTCGAGTTCGAGCCGGATCTCCTTGCCGCCCGGGTCCTTCACCTTGTTGCTGCAGGTGTCGAAGGCGATGGACGACGGCGACGGGTCGTCCTCGACCGTGCCGAGGCCCAAGGTGCCGAGGGCGGCCTTCGTCAGGAACTGGCACGGCTGGATCGTGCGGAGCACGCCGGCCGCCACGGCGGCGTCGGTGATCGGGCCGTCGGCGACCTGGCCGGAGCCGGCCGCCGCGGGCACCGTCGTCCGGGCGAAGTTGGACTTGCCGAGGTCCTGCCCGCACGCCGTCAGCGGCAGCGCGAGCGCGGTGACCAGCAGGAACAGCTTCGGGAGACGGCGGCGCCGAACGTCTGGGAGCACGCGGAGCACGGTAGCGGCACCCTCGCGCCGCTGTCCGGACAACCCGGCTATTCGCCCGCGACGGCCGGTGTGTCGTCGCTCTCGGTCTCGGGCTCGGCCGGCACGACGAGCGGCCGGACCAGGGCCCAGGTGACGAACAGCGCGGAGACCACCAGCATGCCGATCCCGGCCCACAGGTTGATGTTGACGTCGGCGGCCTTCTTGATGTCGTCGTCGGAGGTGAAGCCGATGCCCATGACGGTGAGGATGACGCCGTAGACGCCGATCAGCAGGGCGATGATCAGCCGGATGTCGAAGGCGCCTGCCTTGTGTGCGCGCGGCTGCGACTCGGTAGCCATTCCGGTCTCCTAGAAGATGGCGTTCAGGGCGATGGTCAGGACGAGCACGATGCCCGCGAGCAGGCCCGGCTTGCGGTACCAGCCCGCGTTCTCGCCGGTCGAGTCGTGCTGACGCGTTTCCTTCGGCGTGAGCGAGTAGACCAGACCGACCAGTTCCTCGTCCGGCTTCGGCCGGGTCGCCAGCGAGACGACGACGCTCACCACGATGTCGACGACGAACGCGGTCCCCGCGGCGACGAAGCTGATGCCCTGGCCGGTCAGGCCCAGCACCCCGGCCTTCGACAGGCCCCAGACGGTGATCGCGGACGCGGTCCCGAGCACCAGGCCGCTCCAGCCGGCGTGCGGGGTCATCCGCTTCCAGAACATGCCGAGGATGAAGGTCGCGAACAGCGGCGCGTTGAAGAACGAGAACAGGTCCTGCAGGTAGTCCAGGATGTTGCTGGACTGCGACGCGATGAACGCCGTGCCGATCGCGAGGATCGTGCCGGCCGAGGTCACCACGCGGCCGAGGTTCAGGTAGTAGTGGTCCGGCTTGTCCTTCTTCACGTACGTCTGCCAGATGTCGTACGTGAAGACGGTGTTGAACGAGCTCAGGTTCGCCGCCATGCCGGCCATGAACGAGGCCAGCAGACCGGCGATGGCGATGCCGAGCATGCCGTTCGGCAGCAG
Protein-coding sequences here:
- a CDS encoding LLM class flavin-dependent oxidoreductase; protein product: MKIGVNVPNFGPGTDPGVLRAWAQTVEGLGYELLMVSDHVAITPDVAGQYPAPFYEPFTTLSWLAGLTQRVRLGTTVLVVPYRHPLLVARMAANLDELSGGRLVLGAGIGWAKQEFDALGVPFEQRGKLTSEYLRTIRAAWAERDDYRVDPIPLWLGGHSDAGLRRALELGDAWHPLRLTMAGFRETLGRLEKLAGDRPLPAFAPRILLRVTAAPVSGPDRRAGEGTLDQVLEDLGQLRAMGADTVVLDPFDSDPAETLRPEVAWRDLAAVAASWKENR
- a CDS encoding nucleoside deaminase; this encodes MKDTEETLLRRAIELAREAREEHGNPPFGSLLADADGKILAEDRNTSLTDNDITAHPELKLARWAAQNLDPETAAATTMFTSTQPCGMCTGAIERSGLGRVVYALSTEQFLTLRPPLTWGKHKMEGPALFDEARVPVEGYYR
- the tsaA gene encoding tRNA (N6-threonylcarbamoyladenosine(37)-N6)-methyltransferase TrmO, whose amino-acid sequence is MRPVARIESPLTDRSAAPKQGDEGAPPSRVVFAPEFTPAAADLRPGDRLVLLTWLHEADRDVQAVHPRGDRDRPSTGVFSTRSPDRPNPIGLHTVTVTAVEDGVLTVTGLEAIDGTPVLDVKPVLGEVAGR
- a CDS encoding 3-hydroxybutyryl-CoA dehydrogenase gives rise to the protein MARDISTVGVVGLGTMGAGIAEVLARSGLDVVTVELDEAGVARGRGHLEHSTERALSGGKLDAPGRAALLGRIRYSTSLSDLSEVDLVIEAIPESLELKADVFAELDKITRPEVVFASNTSSLSITEISVHTARPGKVVGMHFFNPAPVLKLVEIVKTVVTEPDVVAEVVEFAERLGKVPVVIGDRAGFIANALLFGYLNHAVRMYEQRYATREDLDAAMRFGCGYPMGPLALLDLIGLDTANEILDTMYHQSRNRLHAPAPLLKQMITAGLLGRKTGRGFYTYDAPDSPNVVSSGVVSTVDGVPPRPVARVGVVGTGTMATGIAEVFAKRGLDVVLRARSLEKAQASVAKVKKSLDKAVVKGKLSEEDAASALARITPVTEFEALADVDLVVEAVAEELPVKQAVFAALDEVVRPGAVLATTTSSLPVIECAASTTRPSDVIGLHFFNPAPVMKLVEVVSTIATAPDVVATASAVCAAVGKHAVHCGDRAGFIVNALLFPYLNDAVKMLEAHYAAADDIDTAMKVGCGLPMGPFELLDVVGLDVSLAIQRTLYNEFREEGFAPAPLLEHLVTAGRLGRKTGKGFKDY
- the dhaM gene encoding dihydroxyacetone kinase phosphoryl donor subunit DhaM, translating into MSVGIVLVSHSAKLAEGLAELAAQMAPDVTIHPAGGLSDGSIGTDYDEVVAATQRADSGDGVVLLYDLGSAQMTAELAVESLADPSAAIVADGPLVEGAIAAAVAAQAGRDRQAVAEAAAAAGLPEDLAPAEAPADAAEIELELHNEVGLHARPAAVLVRTLSEFDAEVTVRLGDQEADGHSVLALMSLGARQGDRIRVRARGPQASAALEKAKELVDGNFGE
- the dhaL gene encoding dihydroxyacetone kinase subunit DhaL is translated as MACTAEGVAAAVRAAAAVVAEHRVELIDLDRAIGDGDHGENLNRGFAAVVAALDAGVPDTPGGVLKLVATTLISKVGGAAGPLYGTAFLRASAKLGAVDTLDVPGLVDALRAGLEGVQARGKAVGGDATMVDALIPAVAAAEKAAGDGGDVAAVLTAAADAADTGAESTVDLVPRKGRASYLGERAVGHLDPGARSSALLLRAFVEAAR
- the dhaK gene encoding dihydroxyacetone kinase subunit DhaK, which codes for MKKIINDPANVVAESLRGLAAAHADILRVQYDPDVVVRADAPVTGKVAVISGGGSGHEPLHGGFVGPGMLAAAVPGAVFTSPTPDAVQAAVTATTGEAGALLIVKNYTGDVLNFETAAELAAAEGLEVRSVVIDDDVAVKDSTYTAGRRGVGGTVLLEKITGAAAERGDSLDAVTALAQKVIGQVRSIGVALTAPTVPHAGTPSFDLDENEVEFGIGIHGEPGRERIPAEPADELVARMVEAVVSDLPFASGDRVLLFTNSMGGTPLVELYLAHGIAERLLADRGIVVERRLVGPYITSLEMQGMSLTLLKLDDELTELWDAPVNTAALRWGL
- a CDS encoding DUF3558 domain-containing protein — encoded protein: MLPDVRRRRLPKLFLLVTALALPLTACGQDLGKSNFARTTVPAAAGSGQVADGPITDAAVAAGVLRTIQPCQFLTKAALGTLGLGTVEDDPSPSSIAFDTCSNKVKDPGGKEIRLELEIGSTVVPRADKTAGVVGGLPLRVNKTGDTDCTVAAMTALNPDVGLAVSVTYAGEPCRPGQAFADAVVQKLHNSPEKYSTPAGTVLTADPCAMADTAAVTAPVPSAKPAPSGLHSCEWRDRGPAVTVGFRPGLPPLVGDGYSKVDLGNGVTGFQKQGTGGSARCKVEWQHRPWQGDDVELAQVDYQGYADNDSDPCGKAVAVAKNVVTKLPRP